In Pseudofrankia saprophytica, one genomic interval encodes:
- a CDS encoding diguanylate cyclase, with the protein MDERATVPGRDPLLAARVTVLHETERTRVVRLTFPGGSVIRKELLGPGARRRQRHEVEILGQLSGVEGVTQLATGLPSSPDSILLADVGGVALSERTTPLDPVELVGLAGSLGRAMAEMHRRGVAHRDVNPANIVMTDGGGAPCLVDFSLATTFAVVQPEFVHHSEIVGTVPYLAPEQTGRTGCHVDQRADLYALGATLYELATGAPPFGAGDPVQVIHDHLTRVPAPPSAVNPAVPAGLSAIIMHLLEKEPDDRYQSADGLVHDLTLVRRGAFLVHPGEHDFPARPLTPSRLAGRDQEIRELGVAFAEAMEGRCRGLLVGGAPGVGKTALVNELRPIVAGADGWFVAGKFDQYRRDQEYDGGWQAFRALGRLLLAEPEQYLAEVRERILLALGPSAGLATATVPELAALLKVPPDPGDPMTAQVRALRNGVEVLRAVASRKRPVVFFVDDLQWAGRTPLGFVDLILSGAEQVEGLLLVGAYRDKEVDPAHPMTPMLARWQRQPAGPRIVRLGNLTPDGQMAMVADLVRVAPEAAAELARMIAPSAGGNPYDTQELLNSLRHDGLLVAGVGGWRWDRAVLDRRLGRVDVAGMLAARVAGLPSATRQVLAVMACLAGRVELDLLEVAAGLATEDVEHRLGPAFAAGLLVLEPGGGQGVRFHHDRTWESVLGALSPRRRRGLRLRLARRLAERGEYFAVAAEQYLHVVDVVRDDAEQRLVAGLFQQAAEQARLLSNHPLVERFLTAAVPLVDPTDTDQLIEVRTGRHAALYSLGRLEEADEEYRNVSRLCTRPAQRTAATVLQVISLTNRGRAEEAVRLGVDQLREVGFAVPDRERLDAEIDRRLDAVYRWIDQSNASDDLCRPEGTDRSRLGIIKLINRLIPAAFLCDRPMMAWLTATALEMWARDGPDPALIGPTSHASVLTTALRHDYRTGHRIMRRLLQVGHARGYEPDIWQMQLMYAVFTGHWFDPLEDNLSAARRALEGLLQGGDLQYACWTHVVLLPDLLDCGPSLDAYVAGADEAMAIATRTGNGYAEEVFRPWRQLARVLRGEAVGQAADEAAEQGLLAANPLAAANMHLTRALAAAIFDHSAELARHTAAVMRLLPVLEATYLIAVARVLRALALTGQARTTEAGRRGAVLAELDEVVDWLAARAADAPVNFLHLLRLVEAERAWAAGDFREAAYTYDLAQREAATRTRPWHRALTLERAARFHLAQGMEETGRMLLAAARRQYADWGATAKVSQLDWAYPALAAEPAGAEPAARAPAQPTTGSPAVTTGTIDLLGVVAASQALSSETSIEGLRAKVVGILSEMTGATGVHLLLRDQDDNDGGWLVPTDDGAIPLREAGLRRLLPPSVVWYTERTHEPTVIADATRDDRFARDPYLTSLDRCSLLAIPLTIRGELKAMLLLENRMIRGAFATNRLEPIMLIAGQLAVSLDHAQVYASLGRKVAERTHQLAAANQRLEQLSITDPLTGLANRRRLEEVLHAEWHQACHQRTPLAVAMTDIDYFKRYNDHYGHTAGDRCLRLVAACLADNTRDTDLAARFGGEEFAIVMPHTDTDTAARVARDLRDAVAALAEPHPLGIDHMITLSIGVAATIPTTDNQPQSLIDLADVELYRAKRAGRNRVEVAHPHPASL; encoded by the coding sequence CGATCCTGCTGGCCGATGTCGGCGGTGTGGCGCTGTCCGAGCGGACTACTCCGCTGGATCCGGTCGAGCTGGTCGGACTGGCCGGGTCGCTGGGGCGGGCGATGGCGGAGATGCACCGGCGGGGGGTGGCGCATCGGGACGTCAATCCGGCGAACATCGTGATGACTGATGGCGGGGGAGCGCCATGCCTGGTCGATTTCTCGCTGGCCACCACGTTCGCGGTGGTTCAGCCGGAATTCGTACATCACAGCGAGATCGTGGGAACGGTGCCGTATTTGGCGCCGGAGCAGACTGGCCGGACTGGTTGTCACGTCGACCAGCGGGCCGATCTGTACGCGCTCGGGGCGACGCTGTACGAGCTGGCCACCGGGGCGCCGCCGTTCGGTGCCGGTGATCCTGTTCAGGTCATTCACGACCATCTGACGCGGGTGCCGGCGCCGCCGTCGGCCGTGAACCCGGCGGTGCCGGCCGGCCTGTCGGCGATCATCATGCATCTGCTGGAGAAGGAGCCGGACGATCGCTACCAGAGCGCCGACGGACTGGTGCACGATCTCACCTTGGTACGTCGTGGCGCCTTCTTGGTGCATCCAGGCGAGCACGATTTCCCCGCACGGCCACTGACGCCATCCCGGTTGGCCGGGCGTGACCAGGAGATCCGCGAGCTGGGCGTGGCGTTCGCCGAGGCGATGGAGGGTCGCTGCCGCGGGCTGCTCGTCGGCGGTGCGCCGGGGGTGGGCAAGACGGCGCTGGTCAACGAACTGCGGCCGATCGTGGCCGGTGCCGACGGCTGGTTCGTGGCGGGCAAGTTCGACCAGTATCGCCGTGACCAGGAGTACGACGGGGGCTGGCAGGCGTTCCGGGCGCTGGGCCGGCTGTTGCTGGCCGAGCCCGAGCAATACCTGGCCGAGGTGCGGGAGCGGATACTGCTGGCGTTGGGACCCAGCGCCGGGCTGGCGACCGCCACCGTGCCGGAGCTGGCGGCGCTGCTGAAGGTCCCCCCGGATCCGGGCGATCCGATGACCGCGCAGGTGCGAGCGCTGCGCAACGGAGTCGAGGTCCTGCGCGCCGTCGCCTCCAGGAAACGGCCGGTGGTGTTCTTCGTCGACGACCTGCAGTGGGCCGGGCGGACTCCGCTGGGCTTCGTCGATCTGATCCTCAGCGGCGCCGAACAGGTCGAGGGACTGCTGCTGGTCGGCGCCTACCGGGACAAGGAGGTCGACCCGGCTCATCCGATGACGCCGATGCTCGCCCGCTGGCAGCGCCAGCCGGCCGGTCCGCGCATCGTGCGGCTGGGCAACCTGACCCCGGACGGCCAGATGGCCATGGTTGCAGACCTGGTGCGCGTCGCGCCTGAGGCCGCCGCGGAGCTGGCGCGGATGATCGCGCCGTCGGCCGGTGGCAATCCGTATGACACGCAGGAGCTGCTGAACTCCTTACGCCACGACGGTCTGCTCGTCGCTGGCGTCGGCGGGTGGCGATGGGATCGGGCGGTGCTGGATCGCCGGCTCGGGCGGGTGGATGTGGCCGGGATGCTGGCCGCTCGGGTGGCCGGGCTGCCGTCGGCGACCAGGCAGGTGTTGGCGGTGATGGCGTGTCTGGCGGGCCGGGTGGAGCTCGACCTGTTGGAGGTCGCGGCGGGGCTGGCCACGGAGGATGTCGAGCACCGGCTGGGCCCGGCGTTCGCCGCCGGCCTGCTGGTGCTCGAGCCTGGCGGCGGGCAGGGGGTGCGGTTCCACCACGACCGGACATGGGAGTCCGTGCTGGGCGCCCTCAGCCCGCGGCGGCGGCGTGGCCTGCGACTGCGGCTGGCCCGGCGGCTGGCCGAGCGGGGCGAGTACTTCGCGGTCGCGGCCGAGCAGTACCTGCACGTGGTCGACGTGGTGCGGGACGACGCCGAGCAGCGGCTGGTGGCCGGGCTGTTCCAGCAGGCCGCCGAGCAGGCGCGGCTGCTGAGCAACCATCCGCTGGTGGAGCGGTTCCTGACCGCGGCGGTGCCGCTGGTCGACCCGACCGACACCGACCAGCTGATCGAGGTCCGCACCGGCCGGCACGCCGCCCTGTACAGCCTGGGCCGGTTGGAGGAGGCGGACGAGGAATACCGGAACGTCAGTCGGCTGTGCACCCGCCCGGCGCAGCGCACGGCGGCCACCGTGCTGCAGGTGATCAGCCTGACCAACCGGGGCCGCGCCGAGGAGGCGGTCCGGCTCGGCGTGGACCAGCTGCGCGAGGTCGGTTTCGCCGTGCCGGACCGGGAGCGCCTCGACGCGGAGATCGACCGAAGACTCGACGCGGTCTACCGGTGGATCGACCAGTCCAACGCATCCGACGACCTGTGCCGCCCGGAGGGCACCGACCGTTCGCGACTGGGCATCATCAAGCTCATCAACCGGCTCATCCCCGCGGCGTTCCTCTGCGACCGGCCGATGATGGCCTGGCTGACCGCGACGGCGCTGGAGATGTGGGCACGGGACGGACCGGATCCCGCCCTGATCGGCCCGACCAGCCACGCCTCCGTCCTGACCACGGCCCTCAGGCACGACTACCGCACCGGGCACCGCATCATGCGGCGCCTTCTCCAAGTCGGTCACGCACGCGGCTACGAACCGGACATCTGGCAGATGCAGTTGATGTATGCGGTCTTTACCGGCCACTGGTTCGACCCGCTCGAGGACAACCTGTCCGCCGCGCGTCGCGCACTGGAGGGCCTGCTCCAGGGCGGCGACCTGCAGTACGCCTGCTGGACCCATGTCGTGCTGCTGCCGGACCTGCTGGACTGCGGCCCGTCGCTGGACGCCTATGTCGCCGGTGCCGACGAGGCGATGGCTATCGCCACACGCACCGGCAACGGATACGCCGAAGAGGTGTTCCGGCCCTGGCGCCAGCTGGCGAGGGTGCTGCGTGGCGAGGCCGTCGGCCAGGCGGCCGACGAGGCGGCCGAGCAGGGCCTGCTGGCCGCCAACCCGCTCGCCGCCGCCAACATGCACCTCACCCGGGCGCTCGCCGCCGCCATCTTCGATCATTCGGCCGAGCTGGCCCGGCACACAGCGGCGGTGATGCGGTTGCTGCCGGTCCTCGAAGCGACCTACCTGATCGCGGTCGCGCGCGTGTTGCGGGCTCTGGCCCTGACCGGGCAGGCCCGGACGACGGAAGCGGGCCGGCGCGGGGCCGTGCTGGCCGAGCTGGACGAGGTGGTCGACTGGCTGGCCGCCCGCGCGGCCGACGCGCCGGTCAACTTCCTGCACCTGTTACGCCTGGTCGAGGCCGAACGGGCCTGGGCGGCAGGTGACTTCCGGGAGGCCGCGTACACCTATGACCTGGCACAACGTGAGGCCGCCACCCGCACACGCCCCTGGCACCGGGCACTGACCTTGGAACGCGCCGCACGGTTCCACCTCGCCCAGGGCATGGAGGAAACCGGCCGCATGCTGCTCGCCGCCGCCCGCCGCCAGTACGCCGACTGGGGCGCCACCGCCAAGGTCAGCCAGCTCGACTGGGCTTACCCGGCGCTGGCGGCCGAACCCGCCGGCGCCGAACCCGCTGCGCGAGCACCAGCCCAACCCACCACGGGCAGCCCCGCCGTCACCACCGGCACCATCGACCTGCTCGGCGTCGTCGCCGCCTCCCAGGCGCTGAGCTCCGAGACCAGCATCGAGGGCCTGCGCGCAAAGGTCGTGGGAATCCTGTCCGAGATGACCGGCGCCACCGGCGTCCACCTCCTCCTTCGCGACCAGGACGACAACGATGGCGGCTGGCTGGTACCCACCGACGACGGCGCCATCCCCCTGCGCGAGGCAGGCCTGCGCCGCCTGCTGCCGCCCTCGGTCGTCTGGTACACCGAACGCACCCACGAACCCACCGTCATCGCCGACGCCACCCGCGACGACCGATTCGCCCGCGACCCCTACCTCACCAGCCTCGACCGCTGCTCCCTACTCGCCATCCCCCTCACGATCCGCGGCGAACTCAAAGCCATGCTCCTGCTGGAGAACCGAATGATCCGCGGCGCGTTCGCCACCAACCGCCTCGAACCGATCATGCTCATCGCCGGGCAGCTCGCCGTCTCCCTCGACCACGCCCAGGTCTACGCCTCCCTGGGGCGCAAAGTCGCCGAACGCACCCACCAACTCGCGGCCGCCAACCAACGCCTGGAACAACTGTCCATCACCGACCCCCTCACCGGACTGGCCAACCGACGACGCCTCGAAGAAGTCCTCCACGCCGAATGGCACCAGGCCTGCCATCAGCGCACCCCCCTCGCCGTCGCCATGACCGACATCGACTACTTCAAGCGCTACAACGACCACTACGGCCACACCGCCGGCGACCGCTGTCTCCGACTCGTTGCCGCATGCCTGGCCGACAACACCCGCGACACCGACCTCGCCGCCCGCTTCGGCGGCGAGGAGTTCGCCATCGTCATGCCCCACACCGACACCGACACCGCCGCCCGCGTCGCCCGAGACCTACGCGACGCCGTCGCCGCGCTCGCCGAACCACACCCCCTCGGCATCGACCACATGATCACCCTCAGCATCGGCGTCGCCGCCACCATCCCCACCACCGACAATCAGCCACAAAGCCTGATCGATCTCGCCGACGTCGAGCTTTATCGAGCCAAGCGTGCCGGACGCAACCGCGTCGAGGTAGCACACCCACACCCCGCGTCGCTATAG